The sequence gtgccttcattttgccaagctcatattccacgctttccatttccaaccggagtgttgtcataattgatctttatcgttccttgtacatctcgttccaaccggagtgcttgcatatacttcttgtccattgtaacacttttcttatgtctttcaacctacaaggttctcgtatgttccttgttcctcttttctaatggagtttcttcaactttgttcatctttgttgtattctttctttcaatttgtttaacctctcaaggttcgtggtttcactcgtttgtcaaagaagcaactttcttttacctcttcctctttcGTTTTCCCTCTGgcgccatcctagatctcgggacgagatcctcttgtagtggtggagggttgtaacgccccaagaccgatgctccAGACACCTCCCTAGTTTTTCATTGTCGCTGTGTGTTTTATTTATTTGTTGCATTCGTCATTTCATATTTTGCATTGCATCGGCACTCCGTTGCcgtcatgttttcaaaacttgcttTCATTCGTAATGTCGCTTCCCGTTTGTCTCTATTGGTCTTTCTCAGTCCCCTTCGACCTGGATCTTCATTTTCTCTCTTGCCTAAGCCGGAGTCTCTCTGCACGGTGCACATACCTCTCGCGTGTGCATCTGAAACTGCTCTGAACCTGAACCGAGTTGTCGTTACCGTTGGGTCCAGATCATCCCAAACATCACAAAAGTAGTTTTGGTTTCTTGTTTGGCTCCCCTAACCTATTTTTTCCCCGACCGTCGGATCTAAAACAGTGAGACACTAAACCTTCTTATTTATCTATAAATAGACCACCTAACTGCATAACCCTAAAATTTAGGAGCCTTGTCCCATcctcccagccgccgccaccAGTCCTCTTCCACCTCGGGATCTCCTTCCGATCCAACCAACTGCCTCCACTCTCTTCCCTCAATTCCCCATCGCTCCAATCACCAGCTCCCTCTGTCTTCCTTGGACGCGTCCCGTCCACCCAACCAGCGCCCGCGCCCGAGCAGCTGCATCACCTTGGCTGCGTGTCTCCGCTGGCAGCATCTCCGGCGGCAGATGAGACCACCGGAGCGCAAGGCCAAGACTCCCTCGCCCTTTCCCTTTTCCTTCTTCCCTCTGTTTTCCATCCCCATCATCTCATCTCTCTCTTCCTCTGTGTCTTCTCACAGGAACCGAAAGGAGCCAGCCTTGGCCTCGTCACCGTGCCGCTCCGGCCCGCAACCGCAATGATCCATCCATCTAGCTCCAGCGAGGCCCCACCTATCGTCTTCAATCTCCTCCAAGACTGGCAAGTTCCGCCGAGTGACGTGGCCCTGGAGCTCGTCGGCGTCATCCTCGTGACGTCCTTGCCTAGTCGCCGTTTGCCTCCTGGCCGCCCGGATCCGGCCATCTCTGCGTTGTCCGCGCCCCTGCCTTGTTGGAGAACGACGTCCCGCCCCTGGACCTCGCGCGCCTCCCCCACCTCAGATTCGTCCAGCCGTCTCTGCCTCAAGATCACCGTCGGACCTCCCCTTCTCCTGGTACCGCGCCCGCCATTGACGCCAAGCGCTCGTGCGCTGCTGTGCCCGGCCTCTTCTTCTTCCCTGGGTGGTGCACCTCAGGAACCGGCGTCCGATGCCACGGGAACCGCTACCCCGCGCCAAGTCCCTCCTCGCGCCGCTACCCGTCATCCTCCTCGTCATGCTGATCCATGAGGATCGACCTCACCGTTGCCTACTCGCTGGTAGCCGCCGCCGTGCCCGCGACCCCTGCTTTGCCCGTTCCTGCTGTCGCGCCTGCATCGCTATGTCGCCACCACTGCTATACTTCCTGACAAGCACATGACGAGGTGCCCGCTCGCCCGCTCCTTCCCCTGTCAGTGCTCGCGTTGACTTGTGGTCGCGTGGACCGCACCCCTCCTCAAGGCCAAGCAACCGGCCTGCCTCTGCTCCACCAACCTGAGCCAtggcccatgggtgagccgcCCCCCTCCAGTCTCTTGTACACTTTGGCCTAGCTGTTTCGGCCTGTGGCTTATTTTTTCACTGCGCGGCGATTTGTCTATTTTTTTCAGGGAACGcagatttgcagaaaaacccttggacatcatgcatttaatatctcacaaaccatGCATCGGATTTAGACAACTTATATATGTAACTTGTTTAGAATttcgtctagtttcataatatgctgctttcatccatgttaaagtTGTTTAAATGTGATGtttgtttaatttgctcatatgccatgttaaaatgattatttcataactaaataaccatagctccaaacttaataaactttatatgtaaatggggtagaataattcctagtttaacatggtgcactcttcttgcatgtttaacaactctaaaattgtgtttagggcagaatagtaccaaattcataatatgcatatggggattttccggaattgttgtttgttattccggcctcatttaaatttgactagatagttagtttacttatgtttcacctcttgccttgtttaacaacatttaatattgatgagtaCATAACTGACAGAGAACTatataagtcatgtggtgtttcgtcaatatgcaactcgttgcatattgatcttcacttaatttctagttttgtttgttgcactttgccatgccatgcctcattaaaccggacatgcatcatacttgtttgttcatcatgccatgcttatgtgatggttgtttactatgttgtttgcttctttccgggttgcttctcgcgttagcttcggtttcattccggagttgtgaggattcattcgactacgtccatttgtcttcttcctggactcgttcttcttccttgtgagatctcacgcaagatgaccataccctcgaaatcacttctatctttgcttgctagttgttcgttctatcgcgcTACCTACCACCTGTTATATCATGCCTTACATATTGCTATGTCAAGACTCTAACCCAccgtcctagcaaaccgttgcttggctatgttaccgctttgctcagcccctcttatagtgttgctagttgtaggtgaagttgaagtttcttccatgttgggacatggatatgttGGTATATCACAATCTtttttccctaataataaagcatggATTGAGTCTCCGGATTCACTGTCGCGGCGTTTTTACACAAAGGTCCCTGTATTCTGGCTAATTTAACCCGCAGTACTTTTTAAGTCAAAAACATTTCGTTCTGCACGGGTAGTCTTAGAAAAAAAATGCAGGCACACGCCACACGGACACGGGCATCTCCCCAGTACCTACGACCCCAACTCCCTCCAGCGCCGTCACCACCTCCCCCTCTTCTGCGACCACCACGCCGTCCGCGCCGCCCTAAAGCACGCTGCTCCTTTCCCTTCCCAAGCCGCCCTGGATCTGGCGATGGAGGTGGCCGCCGTCGTGGCCATGGAGGTCTCGCCAGCTGCCATCGAAGTCCTACATCCCCGATAACGGCGGGATTGCAGCCGCCTGGCCAAGGTCGTCGGCCCTCGACGAGCTCCTCCATAACTTCTGGTTCCCCACAGTGCCTATGGGCCGCCTCTCCCTCTCCATCCTACGCTCCTCCTTCTCCACTTCAGATTTCGGCTGAAAATCGCCTCTCCCTATTCCCCTTCCAATCTGGAGCACAGGCGGAGAGCCTGGTTGTGTGCGGTGGAGATGGCGCCCCGCCTCTGCGCCTCATAAGGCTGGACGTAGCTCCGCCGAGGCCATGACTTTTCCAGGTATCGATCTAAAACAGGTCACCAACCCATTGGAACCTCTCCCTGTCTCTTTCTTCTCCATCTTCCTCATACGGAGTACTATCCAATGGAACCTTAGTTTTTGTATAGTTAGCTAGCAGAGACTCAATAGTAGCATTTTTTGCCTGTACATCATAGCCATGCCCTGGAGAGACGCAAATTAGTGCAGTTAACAAGAAGCAATTGACGAAGATCTTACGAGATGGCTTGCAAATCCAGATATCAAACATAATTTTGGTAATATATATTATGTATGCAATAGTTTGAAGGGATGCTTACCAGGTATGTACCACTCAAAATCTAGGTCCAGTAACTATCCAGTTGCAAATTCACTTCAAGTTTGTGTAACAAATATATATACATCAACTAGGATTTAGGTTTAACCGTTTAAGTCTGTGGTACAATTGAAAGACTAGGGAGAAGAGGGTGGATTGTACTACCTGATCGCTTGTTGTACATCTGAAAGAGATTCAGTTCGTCTGAATATTCTGATTTTGTGACATGGTCGCCAGTGAATAGCGCCTTTAGCAGTTTGGTCAACAAGTAGACCGAGCCCAACATAAAATGGTTTCATTTTCATGAGTGAATCTTACCTTAGATGTTTAGGAGAAGATCAGTATGGCACCACATAACTATTGGTAAAATGATCGTTAATTAATGACATCATTACCATCCAGCCATCTTGTCTTTCCAAAGAACAACATACGAGCTTCGTTCTCTGAAGTTTAAGAATAATACAGCCATCTTGCCTTTCAAAAGAATAACAAAGATAAATATAGAACCGTGTAAGTCTGAACATACATGTGGGTCAAAAAGATGTGGTGTGCTCCACCGAGATTCTCAATCTTGTCCACCAGTATCGGCTTATACCTTGGACTAAAATATTAAGAGGTTATCATAACAACTATAGCGAATATAATCACTGTTTTCAGATCAAATAAGGAATCGATCTCATGATGGTTGATGCTTGATGCAGCGGAGGATCACAGGTGTACTGCATGCAGTTTCAATTTAACCAGGCAGTTGCCATCATCGTGAGACTTGCCAACTTGAGGAACTACAACGATTCTTTGTTCCAGCCATATCCGATCCACTAGGCCGGAGCTTTCACATCACCTACAACGCACGGTGCTCGCGGCGCGCCGTTGGCGCCAGCCTCGTTGCCGCACTCCCGGAACCCCTCAAGCAGCTCATGCTCGTTCGGTCATGCAGGACGGCGCTGTAGCACTATCGTTGGATGTGAATCGCTTCAAAACCGGAAGCAGCGTGCGCGCTGATGTGGCGTGTTTCCTCCTTTGCTACACTCTGATTGACTGATGGTTAGATGGTTGATGTCGCAGTCTGATGAGGCCTAGCGGGTGTGGCTTCTGCTGAAATTTTTTACACCAGCAGCTCCTGGTGAGTTTGATCCCCTGAGTCATTATAGAGGAAGTGAGAATGtcagaaaggagaagaagaaaaaacctTGCTCCCGGGGATGACATCCACACCATTTTGTGTGTGTTGGTGGAGTGATTGAACCATGGCAATCAGAGCTGACATCACATCTCCCTTCCTCATACACACTTTTTGGGTAGTTGTGCATCTATATTCCATTCTACACACCAAGAAATTATGTTATTTTTCTTTTACTAAAGCAGTTACGATTTAGTAGTACATTGTTATCATTCTCAACAAATTCATACATGACACCTTTGATAAGAAAGAACTTTCAGCGATTGAGTTACTTTATTCGACTTTATGTTTTTCAGGAGGGGAGTCCGGGAGGTGGGACAGCCGGCAGCGGCGCCATTCTGTTTGGGGATGCTTGGATCTGGTGATGCTGGAGCATGGGAACGGGAAACATCACCTCAGCTATGGAATTTCAAATAGCCAATTTACCTTTCTCCCTCAAGATTTCTTACACTACTGTCAGTATCATTGCTCTTGGGGTCTAGATTTTGTCAATATCAAAATCTGGATACTTACCAGCAAACGGTTTGTTGATCTATTTACTTATTCAAGTTCATTTCTGCTATGTTCTTCAGTCAAGCTTTAGATTCTAGCCTTGATTAAATAGCAATGATGTTGTCCAAAACCTGCTAATGTCAGAAATCCTACTGCCCAGCAGGATTTCTCGAATTCTGGTGCATCTGGTTTCTATAACATGGTTTGCCAACCACGGTGAGCACTGCTCAGTGTGTGGCAGCTTTTCATTAGGACTGGAAACAAGATTTGAGATATAGGTGTAGGTCAAATTTTGCAAAAATTATGGGTCTGCAGGTACAAAGTTACATGTAGGAAATTTGAATATAGTTGCATGATTTTTTTGCTGACAAGTTTTCTTATATTTACTTCTCTTTCTATGGTATAGGAATTTATGTGCCTACTTAACTGTTCAAAGATATCCGTTTTGTTTGTCGATTCGAAGTTACCACATATAAGCTTGAGTCCATGTGAACTGACACACAGTTTGGAACAAAATAAAACTTAATACTGTAGTACAGTTTGGTGGTTAAACTACTCCTTACCTCGACATTCTAATAATTTGTAATAATGATAGTTGGCATTGGTCATCAAGACCGCTTGCATGAAATTAGTGGCTTGCTGCTGTTGTACTCTTCAAAAATTCTGTTGCTTCGGtttattttacattttttaaTTTACTGTTTTTTTCGAAACAAAAGTACTAGAGAATATTATTCTACATTATTTTCAACCGCTACATTTTATCTATTTGCGGTATGACTGTATGGTTCTCAATCAAAGAAGAGGCCCAACAGTCTCTTTCGGGACTTTTTATCACCACATATATAATCTTATTGAACTAGGAGTCGAGAACTACAATTCCCCAAAAGATCATATATGCTTGATGTGTGTGAACATATTGCAGGGAGGCAGTTCCAATGATGGCTCGGTTCCTGCACAGCTTCACTAAGAGGCATATGCTGTATGAGATGTTGTATTCTCACTTCTTAGACTGTCTGTAATCTGATTTCCTCGCTAGGTGCTTGATAAAATGCCCATCCGAGCAAACAATTTGTTCTGTGCTACCTGAGATGCAAGTTGGATGTGGAGGACAATCATGTACAGCTCTTAGGTTCTATGGTTAATCTGCTTAACCTGGGAGGTGGTCATCAAGTTTGAGATGGAAAGTGTAGGTGCTATGTACTGTTTTCAATGAACCAATAAAATGCATTGGCTATTTTCTACTCAGATTTGTTGGTTATTTCTAATGAAACATGAAAATACTTCTGAAAGGATTATAGTTTCGACTTGAGATTTTAGTTGTTTATGTAGACAGTAAAACTCTAGCTGTTATTTGCTAGATGGGTCGGTACCAACCCAACATTTAACAAAGAAGTTAAGGAATTGAGGTGATGTTGTTTCTTTCTGGTTACTTATAGGGTGATATATAAGTATGTGCATGCTTTCCAAGTTTGCTGATATGTTTGAACCAGTAAGTATGCCTAAATCGTCCAACTACTGATAGCTATATTTTGTTAAGTAGCACATCATGATAGCAAGCAGGACAAGGAGTACTGCTACCATAGATATATGGAAATTTGTGGTTGTATTTTGTATGACCAGTGGAAAAAAATATACTGGGAAgaatcatgtatgcaatgatgcgTGCGTTCTTTAGTTTTGAAATGGTTCTCAAGATTGGCGTCTATATGATGAGCCATGGAGTGCACAAGGTTCCTATCACATATATAGGAGTAGTGATTTTCACCTTATCTCAATATTATTGTGATCAGTATCTGCTAGACAAACACATTTTCAAGCACCTAATGCAAGTAAAGTTTTTTAGTGGTAAATTACTTTTCAGGTTTCTAAACTTGTTTTTGGCCGAAGGTTTCTAaacacatactccctccgttcctaaatataagtctttgtagagattccactagatggactacatacggaacaaaatgaatgaatctacacttaaaatgtaTCTATAAACATCCGTATGTGGTTTATGGTGAAATTTCTACAAaggcttatatttaggaacgggggaAGTACTTCTATATTCTGTATAACTGGAATCCATGACTTTTTGGCTTTTAAAAAGCATGAAGCCACTAAAATATGTGTGTccctgttgcaatgcacgggccCTTTTACTagtatctcttatttaattaatgcatctatatacttggtaaagggtggaaggctcggccttatgcctggtgttttgttccacgcttgccgccctagtttccgtcataccggtgttatgtttcttgattttgcgttccttatgcggttgggtgttatgggaaccccttgatagttcgctttgagtaaaactcctcca is a genomic window of Triticum urartu cultivar G1812 unplaced genomic scaffold, Tu2.1 TuUngrouped_contig_6205, whole genome shotgun sequence containing:
- the LOC125530290 gene encoding uncharacterized protein LOC125530290, whose product is MTFPGGESGRWDSRQRRHSVWGCLDLVMLEHGNGKHHLSYGISNSQFTFLPQDFLHYCQYHCSWGLDFVNIKIWILTSKREAVPMMARFLHSFTKRHMLYEMLYSHFLDCL